In Pseudophryne corroboree isolate aPseCor3 chromosome 2, aPseCor3.hap2, whole genome shotgun sequence, the sequence gacacacagcagacacacagggaatgctcttacagaggacaggaccccacaaagccctttggggagacagagggagagtatgccagcacacaccagggtgctatataacacagggatatcactatacagagtgttttcccctatagctgcctataatatatatatactgcgcctaaattgtgccccccctctcttttttaccctttctgtagtgcaggactgcaggggagagccagggagcttccttccagcgaagctgtgagggaataatggcgccagtgtgctgagggagttggctccgcccctttttcggcgggctttctcccgctattttatcgtttctggcaggggttaatatacacctatatagcctctggggctatatatggtgttagttttgccagccaaggtgttattattgctgctcagggcgcccctccccagcgccctgcacccatcagtgaccgcagtgtgtggtgtgcatgaggagcaatggcgcacagctgcagtgctgtgcgctaccttggagaagacagaagtcttcagccgccgattttccggaccaccttcttgtttctggctctgtaagggggacggcggcgcggctccgggaacggacgacgaggtcgggtcctgtgttcgatccctctggagctaatggtgtccagtagcctaagaagcccaagctaccaccacttaggtaggttcgcttcttctccccttagtccctcgttgcagtgagcctgttgccagcaggactcactgaaaataaaaaacctaaactatactttcttctaggagctcaggagagcccctagtgtgcatccagctcagccgggcacagaaatctaactgaggcttggaggaggatcatagggggaggagccagtgcacaccagatagtcctaaatctttcttagatgtgcccagtctcctgcggagccgtctattccccatggtccttacggagtccccagcatccactaggacgtcagagaaacatgtttTCCAAGTGAGCCAACATAGATCCACTGTTTCCAAAGGCTCAAAAGGAGGCTTCCCCAATGATCCTAGGACTACCGATAAGTTCCAAGGAGCTACTGGAAGTATGAAAAGAGGGTTCACATGTGATACTCCCTGAAGAAAAGTACGAACTATCAAGCAGCTAGAATAGGACAGACAGTGCCAAGACCTGGACCTTTAAAGGGGACAGTCTGAGCCCCAGGTCAAGACCTAATGCAGAAAAGCCAGCAAGCATGAAAGCCGAAAGGATCGTGGGCTGTACCCTCTAGCTGAGCACCACTGAAAGAAAGTTCTCCACACTCTGTGATAAACTCTCGCTGAGGAAGACTTTCTGGCTCTGTGCATGGTATCTACCACCTTTTTTGAAAATCCCTTCTTCCTTAGGACAGATGTTTcaatagccaccccgtcaaaccAGAAGTGGTCTGGATTCAGATGAAGGTAGGGGCCCTGTGATAGAAGATCTGGAAGTTGTGGCAGTGGTAGCAGAACGTCTACAGACagagcctctatgcccctcctaccagactcagtatagaaactgtgcccgaggagacggacatcttcgagagaagcattttacacagatagtggcgagattcacaccagctcacacacaaggcaaaccaagctaactagcttgaaacatcagcaacggctgaacaagattacttaccaagtaacaaaacagtacttaacctagaactaagcagtactgaactaaataaccactgcaggatcatgaagcgctgggcgggcgcccagcatcctctacggaccacgagaaaaggatttaccggtaggtaattaaaatcctattttctcttgcgtcctagaggatgctggggtccacattagtaccatggggatgtaccaaagctcccagaacggtagGGAgaccgcggaggctcctgcagacccaattgaccaaacttaagatcctcagaggccaaagtatcgaacttgtagaactttgcgaagtcttcaaccccgaccaagtagctgctcggtagagttgtaaggccgagacaccccgggcagccgcccaggaagaacccaccttacgagtagagtgggccttaacagacgtaggacatggcaagcctgccgtagaatatgcaagctgtatagtgaacctgatccagcgagagatcgtctgcttagaagtaggacacccaattttcttgggatcatacaggtcaaacagagagtccaattttctgtgacgagcagtcctcctcacatagatttttagagcccttacaacatctaaggactttgatgaaattgaggagtcagtcgcaactggcaccacaataggttggttgatatgaaatgctgacacaaccttcagaagaaactgctgacgtgtcccaagctctgctctgtcttcttggtagatcaagtatgggcttttacatgataaagcccccaactccgacacacgtctagcagaagctaaggccaacaaagtgacagccttccatgtgagaaacttgacctcaacctcctgtagaggctcaaaccagtccgactggaggaactgcaacaccacgttaagatcccaaggcgccgtaggtggtacaaagggaggctggatgtgcagaactcccttcaaaaaagtctgaacctcagggagggcagccaactgtttctggaagaaaatggatagggccgaaaattggacctttatggatcccaacctcaggcccatatccacacctgtttgcaggaagaggagaaaacgtcccagttgaaactccaccgcaggaaatttcttggactcacaccaagatacatattttttccaaatgcgatggtaatgttttgacgttactcctttcctagcctgtatcagggtaggaataaccttgttcggaatgcccttccgagctagtatctggcgttcaacctccatgccatcaaacgcagccatggtaagtcttgataggtgaacggcccctgctgcagcaggtcctcccgaagaggaagaggcctcagctcttctagcagtagatccagaagatccgcgtgccaagcccttcttggccagtccggagcaatgaggattgcctgaactcttgttctccttgtgagtttgagaactcttggagtgagtggaagaggaggaaacacgtacaccgactggaacaccaacggtgtcactacggcgtccaccgccactgcttgcgggtccctcgacctggaacaataccgccaaagcttcttgttgagacgggaggccatcatgtcgatttggggtacgtcccaaagatctgttacctccttgaacacctccggatggagaccccactctcctggatggagatcgtgtctgttgaggaagtccgcttcccagtgtctactcccggaatgaagatttctgacagcgccaatgcgtgtttttctgcccagaggatgattcttgtcacctctgacattgaagctctgctcttcgttccgccctgttggtttatgtaagccactgtcgttacactgtccgactgtacttgaatggcccgatttctcagaagatgggctacttggagaagaccgttgtagacggctcttagttccagaatgtttatcggcaggccggcttacagacttgaccaccttccttggaaggtttccccttgagtgactgcaccccaggtgaaatcctggcctttggcgacagacgtattctctggtgcatgtgtagatgggatcccgaccacttgtccaggagagccagttggaaggaccgagcgtgaaacctcccgtactgcagagcctcgtaagaggccatcatcttccccagaaggcgaatgcactgatgaaccgacatccgggttggcttcaggacatcccggaccattgtttgtatcaccaacgctttttcttctggaaggaacaccctctgcacttccgtgttgaggatcattcccagaaaggacaacctcctggttggttccaaatgtgattttggaagattcaggatccaaccatgttccctgagaagctgggtcgtgagagctatggaccgtaacagcttctccttggacgatgcttttatcagcagatcgtccagatatggaattatgttcaccccctgtctgcggaggagaaccataatttccaccataaccttggtgaatacccttggtgctgtggagaggccaaatggcagggcctggaactgcaaGTGACTGTCCAACAATGCAAattgaagataagcttgatgcggcagccaaaggagaatgtggaggtacgcatccttgacatccagggataccaggaattccccctcctccagacctgatatcactgcccttagagactccattttgaacttaaactccctcagaaaggggttcagtgattttaagttcagaatgggcctgaacgaaccatccagtttcggtaccacgaagaggttcgaatagtaacccttgttctgcatctggggaggaactggtacgataacctgtgcctccaccagcttctggatggctccctgtagggtagccctgtctgccggcaaagctggcaagcctgatttgaagaactggtgaggagggtgatcttgaaattccagccggtacccctgggacacaatatctagtacccagggatccaggtcggacgacacccagacgtgactgaaatgtctgagtctcgcccccccaCCGGTCctaccactgtcatgctgaggactttggtgtaccagaagcaggtttctgttcctgggaacctgcagcagcaggtttcttggattttggccgacctcctctaaaagaaggtgttggacggtttggccttgcttgttttagtaacacgaaaggactgtgatgccgctgaaggaaaaggtttcttcacagcaggtaaccttctagggatctggaattttttctccgggttttcccatgctttctcaaatatagcatttcattctttggacgcagggaaggttagcgaggctttcttattgtcagtgaagtaagactcctcaacctgctccggtgttgtatctgcaatattcaacacatctcttatagcctctatcatcaactgcacccctttagcaagagatgtggCCCCCCTAAGCACATCCCCCTCACTGTTTGCCatgtcagagtcagtatccgtgtcatcctgcacaatctgtgcaagagcacatttATGGGAACCTCCTGAggagggccctgaggtaacagaaccagaccaaactgccatagagttctgtaaaacctgagttgcagattaattctgtgcaaccctagcagaaatttgagaaatcatggatttgatagaggataacctttcaggctcccttgctggtatctgtgctaaaacagtgcaatcctgattacatggaatgggatcatcctgagaggacatatcctctgcagcatatgacacagagtccctggacatagcttaatggagaccacagacactcaacacacacaggggagggcagacagagtttcactcccaagaatggcaaaagagacacagagattggagccaacccacacacagtgctttccaGGTATAGGgggaccctaaaccagcgctgactgtgtaccttaataggttacacagtcttacacagcctccccccttctacaaccccctggtaccgttagagatagctggagttgctctggagggactgcacatcactgacagcatttctgcaggcaggaaaatggcgctgagcgctgctgggtccgctctgaagagaagctccgcccccttaatggcgttgtcttcccgctcttcatagacttatactggcctgaggatttatgctggcagagatcccaggaccctgacaggcttgagaggtcagtgtagggtgtaggcgctggctcagggcgcccctcacagcgccgcactatgtaatgctgagccccggagcgcagatagtactgcgctccataccctgttgccgccatcttcactcaacgcttgctaggggggccggtgactaactcaccaccgatcttctggctctgtaagggggtggcggcatactgccggtgtgagtgatcccctgtggcggggaatgttctatcccctcaggagctcagtgtcctgtcagcagagatagtggctcagaccccgcagggcggacactactcccccccttagtcccacgaagcagggaggctgttgccagcagcctccctgtaaaataaaaaactctaaaataaacttttactaaagaagctctgtagagctccccttgatgtgaccggctcctccgggcacattttctaaactgagtctggtagtaagggcatagagggaggagccagcccacactctcaaactcttaaagtgccaatggctcctagtggacccgtctataccccatagtactaatgtgtaccccagcatcctcttggatgtaagagaaatatatacaggttgagtctcccttatccaaaatgcttgggaccagaggtattttggatatgggatttttccgtatgttggaataattgcctaacataatgagatatcatggtgatgggacctaaatctaagcacagaatgcatatataatatgttacatatacaccttatacacacagcctgaaggtaattttagccaatattttttataactttgtgcattaaacaaagtgtgtctacattcacacaattcacttatgtttcatatacaccttatacacacagcctgagggtcattcaatacaatattttttaataactttgtgtattaaacaaagtttgtgtacattgagccatcagaaaacaaaggtttcactatctcactctcactcaaaaaagtccgtatttcggaatattccgtattttggaatatttggatatgggatactcaacctgtatatacagtatatatatatatatatatatatatacatacatacatacagtcaatTGCGTTCGGCACTCACTGCTTCCATGCATAGGATTCAACTTGCCGGGTGCCCTCCGTTAGAATTTAAGATATAATGCAGatggtcggcggcactcacggtcaAATAAACAGTCAAAGATCAAAAAGATGCTTTCTACGTTTCGATTTTAGTGCCAGATGACGATTTTGCACTAAAATCGAAACGTAGAAAGCATCTTTTTGATCTTTGACTGTTTATTtgaccgtgagtgccgccgaccatctgcattatatatatatatatatatataaatatatgttgctCCAACGGCTGTTCCTATGGCTGTATAAGTGGCGATCATATTATCATAAAAGTAcaccacacaaacacacagtaCTCTTAAGTTGAAAAAGTAGTGGGCAGTAATACTCAACTGCCCAGCAATAGCAGGCAGAAGAAATAAGCGTAACCGTAAATAAGCGTAACTAGAGCCCAAACTTCCCTCTCTGTGTCCAAGCCGAAGCAGCAATGTgctttaaaaatggctgcccagcgtTCTGTGGGGGAGAGAAGAGAGGGAGGAGTAATCACCCTGAGGCAAGCAGGTAACTATGTTACAAGCCAgcccaggggtgggggaggggctacagactATGACTACGTCCCCCTTGGGTGCCTAACCTCTAGGGACCTTGCTCTAAGTCTGCAGTGTGTTCCATGGTGGCCCAGTGGTAAGCACAGGTGTCTTGAGCCCCACTGCCTCCACACCCCCAGCAGAATCCCAATGCTCAGGTGGATCACCGCTGTCGCAGGTCCCCCTGTCTAACCGGAGGAGCTGTTCCCTTACCTTCCAGCTCTGGGGACGGCTGCAGGCTCCGGGAGCTGTGTTGCTTCTTGGAGTCCTGCGGCGGAAGTCACCACCCCGCTCGCTAGTGCTGCCACCACCGGCGCAGGTGATTGAGCGTGGTCCAGGCGTCCAGTGCCAATTAAAAAACTGGCGTGCCCTGGTTAGAGGGGGGTGTATAGGGGACAGGAGGCCTGAGGGCAGCTGGATAATTAAAAGTAACCCATTGGTGCCCGGACTACTCCCCATACAGTCTATAACCAGCGTGAATACTCCTCTGCCCCCTAGTGGACGACCTGCTTGAAAACATGCAAAAATGTTCAAAAACCTGTTACAAGTTTCGCTGACATCTCTGATATCTTTTCTGGGCTGAGAAAATGTGAAGGTCGTGCTTCTCTATCAGTTTCTGGTGCACTGACATCAGGACATGTAAAAGCTTGAGGTAGATCTTCCAAAGATGTGTAATCTATGCCAATGAGACTCGTGGTTGGTTGTTCCACATGTACATCTTGGGCAAGAGGAGAGACTAACAGGCATGTTCCTGATGTGCTCACATACACATCACGTGTAAGAGAAGAGACTGATGGACATATTCCTGATATGTCGACATGTACATCTTGTGCAAAAGAGATCGATGGGCATGTTCCTGATGTGCCATCATAAACATCTTGTGCAAGAGAAGAGACTGATGGGCATGTTCCTGATGTGCCAACATGTACATCTTGTGCAAGAGAGACTGATGGGCATGTCACTGATGTGCCACCATAAACATCTTGTGCAAAAGGAAAGACTGATGGGCAAATTCCTGATGTGATACCATCTATGTCTTGTGCAGGGGAAGAGACTGATGGGCATTTTACTGATGTGCCATCATATACATCTTGTGCAAGAGGAAAGACTGATGGGCAAGTTCCTGATATGCCACCATATACATGTTGTGCAAGAGGAGAGACTGATGGGCATGTTTCTGATATTCCACCATATACATCTTGTGCAAGAGGAGAGACTGATGTGCATATTTCTGATATACCACCGCATACATCTTGTGCAAGAGGAGAGACTGATGGGCATGTTTCTGATATGCCACCGCATACATCTTGTGCAAGAGAAGAGACTGATGGGCATGTTTCTGATATGCTACCATATACATTTTGTGGAAGAGGAGAGACTGCCGGGCAAATTACTGATGTGCCACCATAAACATCTTGTGCAAGAGGAGAGACTGATGGGCAAGTTCCTGATGTGCTACCATATACATCTTGTGCAAGAGGAGAGAGTGACGGAATTGTTCCCAATGTATTGGGAACCTTAGTAGATTGtttatttaaaaatgtaatttCTCGTTTTAGCTGTATAGCAAAAGGCATCTTAACATTAGGACAAACCACAGACTTTTCATTCACTAACCTATTAAGTTTGATGTAGCCCAAAGAATCAGCATGTGATGACTTATTTAAAAGATCATTAGGCTTTGCCACGGGTATAATCTCAGCATTACAAGATCCTACAAGCTGTGCCGCACACATATCTTCATCATATGTAGAATCTATTGGTTGCCTGCCTAGCCTATCTTTACAACCAATTGCTTGCGCTGTAAACATAACATTCTCTACAGCCGGTTCATCTATACAATGCCCAGTACTTATTGATCCATCAAGTGACCTCATATGAGATCTGTCATTTGTATGAGTAGTGTTTGGGAGCCATGGGATTAATCTTCTCAGGCGTAACACAATTTTCTTTTCTTCTGTTTTTCCTTTTATACTGGGAGCGCTATTAGTCTCATTAGTTGACGAGCCAACAGGTTGCTCCTTTGTACACTGTTTTATTACAGGAGAAATTCTTGAAGGACTTGAAATGACTGTGTAAACAGGAACATTACTGGCAGGCAGCTCCTCTGAATCCATTTCTAAAACAGGATGGTAAGAAAATGGTGCTTCGTCTGTGACTACTGTATTTTCAGCAGTTATATCTTCTGCAACCGTTTCTCCATCCTGAAAGAATAAAAAAATCCACTAAGAACAACTCTGTTTACTTCAAAGCCAAATGCAGTTTAGTAATCAATATTAGAAACTTTAAGCAATACACCCATCAGCCATTTATatcacctgcctaatattgtgtaggtcccctTTGTTACCACCAAAGCAGCTCTGACCTGTTGAGGCATGAACTCCCCAAGATCTCTGAAGTTGTCCAGTTGCATTTGGCATCAAGATGTTAGCAGCAGATTATTTTAAGAATGTAAGTTAATATGGGGCCTCAATGCCtcagacttgtttttccagcacatcccacagatgctcaatCAGATTGAAATCTGGGGactttggaggccaagtcaacacactgaactctttgtcatgttcctcaaaccattcctaaaCTTTTTTCCAGTATGGCAGGGTGCATTGTCATTCTCGGTTTTGAGCATAGTAATTTGCTTGTTATCTTAGCAGTGAAATATTATAACCGCTGCAGCATAACTGGTGATCAAGCCcgcgtggtgaaacgtacgttcagtgcTATACgggctcctcactgcaggagggAGCCGTTTCCAGCAATGTCTAACCGCAACTTGTAGCACGGCAACAAACACAACCTCCCTCACTCGTCTTCCTTCTAGACGCTCACACGTCGCCTGCTGGCGCATCTGGACCTTGCAATGCCGCCGGTAACAAGATCCACCTAACACCAGATACAGGGTAACGTAGTGGCGGTGTAATCCGCTCCACGGATGATGACAGGAAGCAGATGAGGGTAGGTGTTATACAGGCTATACTTTCTCCTATACCACAACAACACAATCTTCATTAGCTTATATCCAACTCGATGTTTGATTGCTACAAAACAAGATATACTTTAAATGATGTGTAccagacattttttttttgttatggtaAGGGGAGGTGAGCAACGGAGAGACTTGCAGTGATAACAATCGGTAATATTCACTGCATACTCTCCATAGTCACGCCTAGGAAAGGGGTACCCCATTATAACATATAATAAATCAGTTATATATAAAAGTACAGCTGGTACTGATAAGAAGCGGTATACAAAATAATTACGGTTATTTGATAACACTTGGAGCAACATCTTCTGTCTGGTGTTCTATTTTTAATTGCTGGTGCCACTTTATTAAGTATTTACAACATCAAGATACAGTGCAATGTGACATGGTTTTCTTCTA encodes:
- the LOC135006019 gene encoding uncharacterized protein LOC135006019 isoform X4, coding for MASARVCAFCRQHDANARTGQMLRTADGEITAHYNCTLFSPEVVSVESGSENIFGGFDIETVKKAIRRASKLKCSKCHENGASVGCDIKKCKKTYHYECVEDADGKCIEDLENQIYIALCAEHKDLAKAANKNQLDDDSDISDPSTTSGDLHGQTGQQNKKKIMERKHGKSKTQRKIKKKEGSYTTGVMQDAKRRKRLQTVHANSSAVKQMTDEKMQGTSASARTLMSGNDSDVDDSDLLGNGCSILLKASPPLPLTESPKPECPTPESPTRPTSVQQQFLQEMRADRGAALEAYEQFMAIADRQAKTIEDLGATLAAGQDKVAGGMEKITVVLERMAAAQERHNLFLESLLQRVTCQFGHAQSGLDVASGTEMSPENHRDESITEQIKDGETVAEDITAENTVVTDEAPFSYHPVLEMDSEELPASNVPVYTVISSPSRISPVIKQCTKEQPVGSSTNETNSAPSIKGKTEEKKIVLRLRRLIPWLPNTTHTNDRSHMRSLDGSISTGHCIDEPAVENVMFTAQAIGCKDRLGRQPIDSTYDEDMCAAQLVGSCNAEIIPVAKPNDLLNKSSHADSLGYIKLNRLVNEKSVVCPNVKMPFAIQLKREITFLNKQSTKVPNTLGTIPSLSPLAQDVYGSTSGTCPSVSPLAQDVYGGTSVICPAVSPLPQNVYGSISETCPSVSSLAQDVCGGISETCPSVSPLAQDVCGGISEICTSVSPLAQDVYGGISETCPSVSPLAQHVYGGISGTCPSVFPLAQDVYDGTSVKCPSVSSPAQDIDGITSGICPSVFPFAQDVYGGTSVTCPSVSLAQDVHVGTSGTCPSVSSLAQDVYDGTSGTCPSISFAQDVHVDISGICPSVSSLTRDVYVSTSGTCLLVSPLAQDVHVEQPTTSLIGIDYTSLEDLPQAFTCPDVSAPETDREARPSHFLSPEKISEMGSF